The following are encoded together in the Burkholderiaceae bacterium DAT-1 genome:
- a CDS encoding WbuC family cupin fold metalloprotein produces the protein MKLIDTARLDQMVESAKASPRLRAHHNLHPHLDDPVQRLAIAMEPDTLVFPHRHPHTFELLTPLRGRFIVLYFDDAGVVTARTVLGEGTQVIENPAGQWHAVRSLDAGGVIFEVKQGAYQPLAPQDVASWAPASESDAARQLNDWYLTARVGDQAPSFS, from the coding sequence ATGAAATTGATCGATACGGCCAGACTGGATCAGATGGTCGAGTCTGCCAAAGCCTCTCCGCGCCTGCGTGCGCACCATAATCTGCACCCGCATCTCGACGATCCGGTTCAGCGACTGGCGATTGCCATGGAGCCGGATACGCTGGTGTTTCCGCATCGCCATCCTCACACCTTCGAACTGCTGACCCCGCTGCGCGGCCGCTTCATTGTGCTGTATTTCGATGATGCCGGTGTGGTGACGGCACGGACTGTGCTGGGTGAAGGTACGCAGGTCATCGAGAATCCGGCTGGCCAGTGGCATGCCGTGCGCTCGCTGGATGCGGGCGGTGTGATCTTTGAAGTGAAGCAGGGCGCCTATCAGCCGCTGGCGCCGCAGGATGTGGCATCGTGGGCACCGGCTTCAGAATCAGATGCCGCACGTCAGTTGAACGACTGGTACCTGACCGCCAGGGTAGGCGATCAAGCACCTTCATTCAGCTAA